The uncultured Desulfuromonas sp. genome has a segment encoding these proteins:
- a CDS encoding penicillin-binding protein activator, which translates to MINRFGRPLLLLMVVICCMATSSQAVELAASDDATLSIDPAFRMYQRGENNQALSFLRSYLLDHADSPHLDSAYLLMARILLNEHKASDALFYLQRIEPQQQTSEATLLRVAALQQLGQLDDAEPLFSELSEENFFGDDLALYYRCRADYLSNRGQALQALMVLSLAFQYTDGSFHQGFYDQVQQVLSGLDRELVTEAAFMFADTPLKDVVILYQAQQAFDAGEVQHARHLVQPLVRQAGIIDVQIAAANMLDQIDGTPWYQRAIGVVLPLTGRYAPFGELVRQGIDLAVKNSSAPIQVFYLDSGADPQAAAEAVRRLVRAQRVMAVIGPLTGDAAMLAVQEAEKAQVPIITLSYRDGLPQMGRYVFRNSLTPQQQVEAVADYAIEELGLNSYAILYPGNKMGQQYAQLFRQAIELRGGDIEHQRSYAESATDFRRQLLLLKGEDPDAPQEVEPEVVAEDGEELAVEEEEEFPGLPNVDFEGLFIPDYADSVALIAPQIAYYGIENVQLLGINGWNSPQVVEQAGRYIRGSIISDGFFAQSPDAPVKRFVENYRQMYGETPSILEAQGYDSVCLLLKVLADPAITTPQQVQQHLYQMKEFDGVTGLQGFDRQGEAQRSMFILKFGRKQLWQLRGLPEQTSPVGMMPIFE; encoded by the coding sequence ATGATAAATCGGTTTGGTCGCCCATTGCTGCTATTGATGGTCGTGATCTGCTGTATGGCGACGTCGTCACAGGCTGTCGAATTAGCGGCCAGTGACGACGCGACCCTTTCCATTGATCCCGCCTTTCGTATGTATCAGCGCGGCGAGAACAATCAGGCCCTCTCCTTCTTACGCAGTTATCTGCTGGATCATGCCGACAGTCCCCACCTGGACAGTGCCTATCTGCTGATGGCACGGATTCTTCTTAATGAGCATAAGGCCTCGGATGCACTGTTCTATCTGCAACGCATTGAGCCCCAGCAACAGACCAGCGAAGCCACACTGCTGCGGGTGGCCGCGCTTCAGCAACTTGGCCAGCTGGACGATGCCGAGCCGCTGTTCAGCGAGTTGTCCGAGGAAAACTTTTTTGGTGACGATCTGGCGTTGTATTATCGCTGCCGTGCCGATTATCTTTCGAACCGCGGCCAGGCGCTCCAGGCGTTGATGGTTCTGAGCCTGGCGTTTCAATATACAGACGGCAGTTTCCACCAAGGCTTTTACGATCAGGTTCAGCAGGTTCTCAGTGGCCTGGATCGTGAGCTGGTGACCGAAGCGGCCTTTATGTTTGCCGATACGCCGTTGAAGGACGTGGTCATTCTCTATCAGGCCCAGCAAGCTTTTGATGCCGGGGAAGTTCAGCATGCCCGCCATCTGGTACAGCCGTTAGTGCGACAGGCTGGTATTATTGATGTGCAGATCGCCGCGGCCAACATGCTGGACCAGATTGATGGAACGCCCTGGTACCAACGGGCGATTGGCGTGGTGCTGCCTTTGACGGGCCGTTACGCACCGTTTGGCGAACTGGTCCGCCAGGGGATTGATCTGGCCGTGAAAAACAGCTCCGCGCCAATTCAGGTGTTTTATCTGGATAGTGGCGCTGATCCGCAGGCTGCGGCTGAAGCCGTTCGGCGGTTGGTGCGCGCACAACGGGTGATGGCCGTGATCGGACCCCTCACCGGTGACGCCGCGATGCTGGCTGTCCAGGAAGCGGAAAAAGCCCAGGTGCCTATTATCACCCTGTCCTATCGCGACGGCTTGCCACAGATGGGCCGCTACGTCTTTCGCAATTCCCTGACACCGCAGCAGCAGGTCGAAGCTGTCGCGGATTATGCCATTGAGGAGTTGGGCCTCAACAGCTATGCGATCCTCTATCCTGGCAATAAAATGGGTCAGCAGTATGCGCAACTGTTTCGCCAGGCCATTGAACTGCGTGGTGGAGATATTGAACATCAACGCTCCTACGCCGAGTCTGCCACGGATTTTCGCCGTCAGCTGCTGTTGCTTAAAGGAGAGGATCCCGACGCCCCCCAAGAGGTTGAACCCGAAGTCGTTGCCGAAGACGGTGAAGAGTTGGCCGTCGAGGAAGAGGAAGAGTTTCCAGGCTTGCCCAACGTTGATTTTGAGGGGCTGTTTATTCCCGACTATGCGGACAGCGTGGCCCTGATCGCGCCGCAAATTGCCTACTATGGCATTGAAAATGTCCAGTTGCTCGGCATCAATGGCTGGAATTCACCTCAGGTGGTTGAGCAGGCAGGTCGGTATATCCGCGGGAGTATCATCAGCGACGGTTTCTTTGCCCAGAGCCCTGATGCTCCGGTGAAGCGGTTTGTCGAAAATTACCGGCAGATGTATGGGGAAACACCGTCGATCCTTGAAGCCCAGGGATACGACAGCGTTTGCCTGTTGCTTAAGGTCCTTGCGGATCCGGCCATTACAACACCGCAGCAGGTTCAACAGCATTTATATCAGATGAAGGAGTTTGACGGTGTGACCGGGTTACAGGGATTTGATCGTCAGGGAGAAGCGCAACGTTCAATGTTCATACTCAAATTCGGCCGCAAGCAACTCTGGCAGTTACGGGGTCTACCTGAACAGACTTCGCCTGTTGGCATGATGCCCATTTTTGAGTAA
- a CDS encoding YeeE/YedE family protein, which translates to MAGYGLIIITGVVVGLIAGHLMFRSDYCMVGMLRDLFLFRQGTMLRFLFLQLGVTLLLLEVVRWCGGLSYDPPPLMNGANLSSVVGGCIFGFGMVLTGSCVVGCLYKTGAGNVLGLCTFFSMITGATLYAEIAPWWKQLTTGWALTQQVTIPGSLGMPTWWFGVPLVAVWLWWVVSWQRAKKLVVPARAEGYIQPWKTAVGLAVLTVLLCIFTGMPMGITTMYVKMGAWVEQLFIPDHVAATAYFTGKGLHYIPPLTHQMVSGGAGPQLDAIAALQLSVILGILTGSFFSAKRVGEFHWIYRVPKIQYGFSIIGGLLVGLAARMAPGCNVWHLMGGVPFLAWNSFLFAFGLLPGVWLGSRILLSRLS; encoded by the coding sequence ATGGCTGGTTATGGACTCATCATTATCACCGGTGTCGTGGTCGGGTTGATCGCCGGACATCTGATGTTTCGTTCCGATTACTGTATGGTGGGAATGTTGCGTGATCTGTTTCTGTTTCGACAGGGAACCATGCTGCGTTTTCTCTTCCTGCAGCTGGGTGTGACCCTGCTGTTGTTGGAGGTTGTCCGCTGGTGTGGCGGATTAAGTTATGACCCGCCGCCTCTCATGAACGGAGCAAATTTAAGTAGTGTGGTTGGAGGCTGTATCTTTGGTTTCGGTATGGTATTGACCGGCAGCTGCGTGGTGGGCTGTCTGTACAAAACCGGCGCTGGAAACGTGCTTGGTCTGTGTACGTTTTTTTCCATGATCACCGGTGCAACCCTTTATGCCGAGATCGCACCCTGGTGGAAACAGCTGACGACAGGCTGGGCACTGACACAGCAGGTGACAATTCCCGGCTCCCTCGGCATGCCCACATGGTGGTTTGGTGTCCCACTGGTTGCCGTGTGGCTGTGGTGGGTGGTCTCTTGGCAACGGGCTAAAAAACTGGTGGTACCGGCACGGGCCGAGGGCTATATCCAGCCGTGGAAAACGGCCGTAGGCCTAGCCGTTCTGACGGTACTGCTGTGCATTTTTACCGGGATGCCCATGGGGATTACCACCATGTATGTCAAGATGGGCGCCTGGGTTGAACAACTGTTCATTCCAGACCATGTCGCGGCAACCGCCTATTTTACCGGCAAAGGGCTTCATTACATCCCGCCGCTGACGCATCAGATGGTTTCCGGCGGTGCCGGACCGCAACTGGACGCAATTGCTGCTTTGCAACTGTCTGTTATTCTGGGTATATTGACAGGGTCATTCTTTTCAGCAAAGCGCGTCGGTGAATTCCATTGGATTTACCGGGTGCCGAAAATACAGTATGGATTTTCAATTATCGGTGGTCTCCTCGTCGGCCTTGCAGCGCGGATGGCACCGGGGTGTAATGTTTGGCATTTGATGGGAGGGGTCCCTTTTCTGGCGTGGAATTCGTTTTTGTTTGCGTTTGGGTTGCTTCCCGGCGTGTGGCTGGGCAGCAGGATTCTGTTGTCCCGTTTGTCGTAG
- a CDS encoding sulfurtransferase TusA family protein yields the protein MKTIEFDICGQICPSALLTALKEINRHKDQLKQGECELVILTDARDATRTIPTAVENMGYQVDIGKERGCYLIRIFTR from the coding sequence ATGAAGACGATAGAATTTGACATTTGCGGCCAGATCTGTCCTTCGGCTTTGTTGACGGCACTCAAAGAAATTAATCGCCATAAGGATCAACTCAAGCAGGGTGAATGTGAGTTGGTGATCCTGACTGATGCACGTGACGCAACCAGAACCATTCCGACGGCTGTGGAAAACATGGGCTATCAGGTCGATATCGGTAAAGAACGCGGATGTTATCTGATCCGTATTTTTACAAGGTAA
- a CDS encoding IS481 family transposase, with protein sequence MPWKEVKPMEQKLLFIADHLRRVANFSTLCKSYGISRRTGYKWLNRYRQLGLDGLQNQSRCPKTNPLKTPYCVREAIIKVRREYKDPPGAKKIKVLLEQEHPDWDIPSKTTIHKILLEAELITPSKSRRRVPVHPQPFAPVDKPNQVWSADFKGQFKTADGKWCYPLTIMDHHSRYLLACRTLSATTTDDTMAIFDQLFRQYGLPERIRTDNGAPFASSGLAGLSHLSKWWIRLGIAPERIMPGKPQQNGRHERMHSTLKKAAITPAAGNAQQQQKAFDHFIDTYNHKRPHESLGQKTPATVYVTSSKNMPEQLPELDYPAHFNICLVNHNGVIYHLKHRVYIACLLKGEKVGLEQTSDTQWNVYFANIKLGHFDMSDITTDRNGYISLNV encoded by the coding sequence ATGCCCTGGAAAGAGGTTAAACCTATGGAACAGAAGCTGCTCTTTATCGCCGATCACCTGCGGCGTGTCGCTAACTTCTCAACGCTCTGCAAATCTTATGGCATCAGTCGCCGCACAGGGTATAAGTGGCTCAATCGTTATCGCCAATTGGGACTTGATGGTCTCCAGAATCAATCGCGCTGCCCTAAAACCAACCCCTTAAAAACGCCCTATTGTGTTCGAGAGGCGATCATCAAGGTCCGTCGCGAGTACAAAGATCCTCCTGGAGCAAAGAAGATCAAGGTGTTGCTTGAACAAGAACACCCTGATTGGGATATCCCATCGAAGACAACCATCCATAAAATCCTCCTGGAGGCTGAACTGATTACGCCCAGCAAGTCTCGTCGGCGCGTTCCTGTTCACCCGCAACCTTTTGCTCCGGTTGATAAACCTAACCAGGTCTGGTCTGCAGACTTCAAAGGGCAGTTCAAGACCGCTGATGGCAAATGGTGTTATCCCCTTACCATCATGGATCATCACAGCCGTTATCTACTGGCCTGTCGTACGTTAAGTGCGACAACAACAGATGATACCATGGCGATCTTTGATCAATTATTTCGGCAATATGGCTTGCCGGAGCGTATTCGCACCGATAATGGTGCGCCGTTTGCCAGTAGTGGGCTTGCCGGATTATCCCACCTATCCAAGTGGTGGATTCGTCTGGGGATCGCCCCGGAACGCATTATGCCAGGGAAGCCGCAACAGAACGGACGTCATGAACGGATGCATTCCACCCTCAAAAAGGCTGCCATCACGCCTGCCGCTGGTAATGCCCAACAACAGCAAAAAGCGTTCGACCACTTTATTGACACCTATAACCATAAACGGCCCCACGAAAGCCTGGGCCAAAAAACTCCAGCGACAGTTTATGTGACGTCATCGAAAAACATGCCGGAGCAGTTGCCTGAGCTGGACTATCCTGCCCATTTCAATATTTGCCTGGTCAATCACAATGGCGTCATTTATCACTTGAAGCACCGGGTTTACATCGCGTGTCTGCTCAAGGGAGAAAAAGTAGGGCTGGAGCAGACCAGTGACACACAATGGAATGTGTACTTTGCAAATATCAAACTTGGTCACTTCGACATGAGTGACATAACAACGGATCGCAACGGCTATATCAGCCTCAATGTGTAA
- a CDS encoding EAL domain-containing protein, giving the protein MLIFSDVTERKKTEQSLVEAETRLTEILNTMMAGIVIIDPENHRIVDVNHMAAQMIGDSPDQIIGAVCHRYICPSSSGQCPLTDLNQVIDNSDRVLINNRGEKIPILKTATVIELNGKPFILESFIDIQARKLAEQALRESEQRYRSLYTAMKEGVAIGELVYDDHGVACDYTLHDVNRALAEMLGVPSEKLVNRRASEFYEGPPPYIHILDEVVKYGAPREYELPLAKLEKVFHVSVSRPEKDRFACIINDVTDSKKAQQEIERLAYYDTLTGLPNRVLIKDRLQQAVAQAQRSRALVGVLALDLDHFKKINDSLGIGCGDQMLKLVSQRLKGHLRQGDSVARMGGDEFVILITGIKSQNDIVTAAGKVLDLLTEPVTIDGHDLVSTGSLGISVYPTDADEVDLLLKHADTAMYQAKETGRNLYQFYSPDMNERAFERLFLDSDLHRALERNELELYFQPQIDLVKGHVVGAEALLRWNHATKGQISPVVFIPLAEESDLILDIGSWVIAEACRHARQWYEQGYAELRVAVNLSARQFRSDLPDIVARVLHETALPPHLLELELTESLLMERPELARTILNKLRHLGNHLSIDDFGTGYSSLSYLKHFPIDRLKIDRSFVKDLNVDPDDAIIVEAIIALAHGLRLNVVAEGVETAEQLEFMRQRGCDEIQGYVVARPMQADDFIRYLQQNRRKTGS; this is encoded by the coding sequence GTGCTGATTTTCAGCGATGTCACCGAGCGCAAAAAAACCGAGCAGTCTCTGGTCGAGGCGGAAACCCGCCTGACGGAAATTCTCAACACCATGATGGCCGGGATTGTTATTATCGATCCGGAAAATCATCGTATTGTTGACGTCAACCATATGGCGGCCCAGATGATCGGGGATTCGCCCGATCAAATCATCGGCGCGGTCTGCCATCGCTACATCTGCCCCTCTTCGAGCGGCCAATGCCCGCTGACGGATCTCAACCAGGTGATTGACAACTCAGACCGGGTCCTGATCAACAACCGGGGGGAAAAGATTCCCATCCTGAAGACCGCAACGGTGATCGAACTCAACGGCAAGCCGTTTATCCTCGAGAGTTTTATCGATATACAGGCGCGTAAACTCGCTGAACAGGCGCTGCGCGAAAGCGAACAGCGCTACCGTTCGCTGTACACGGCAATGAAGGAAGGCGTGGCCATCGGCGAACTGGTCTATGACGATCATGGCGTGGCTTGTGATTATACGTTGCATGATGTCAACCGGGCGCTTGCCGAGATGTTAGGGGTGCCCAGCGAGAAGTTGGTGAACCGTCGGGCTTCAGAATTTTATGAAGGACCGCCGCCGTACATCCATATCCTCGATGAGGTGGTTAAATACGGCGCTCCCAGAGAATATGAGTTGCCGCTGGCGAAACTGGAAAAGGTATTCCACGTTTCTGTCTCGCGTCCTGAAAAGGACCGATTCGCCTGTATTATCAACGATGTCACGGACAGCAAAAAAGCCCAGCAGGAGATTGAACGCCTGGCGTACTACGATACCCTGACGGGGCTGCCCAACCGGGTTCTGATCAAGGATCGGCTACAACAGGCGGTTGCCCAGGCGCAACGTTCCCGGGCATTGGTCGGGGTATTGGCTCTGGATCTGGATCATTTTAAGAAGATCAACGATTCGCTGGGAATCGGTTGTGGTGATCAGATGCTTAAGCTGGTGTCACAACGTCTCAAAGGCCATCTGCGTCAAGGCGACAGTGTCGCACGGATGGGCGGTGATGAATTTGTGATTCTAATCACCGGAATCAAGTCGCAGAACGACATTGTGACCGCTGCCGGGAAGGTGCTCGACCTGCTCACCGAACCGGTGACCATCGACGGTCACGATCTGGTCAGCACGGGCAGCTTGGGGATATCAGTGTATCCCACGGATGCGGATGAGGTTGACCTGCTGCTCAAGCATGCCGACACCGCCATGTACCAAGCCAAAGAAACCGGGCGCAACCTCTATCAGTTCTATTCACCGGATATGAATGAACGGGCCTTTGAGCGTCTGTTCCTCGATTCCGATCTGCATCGCGCCCTGGAGCGCAATGAGCTGGAGCTCTATTTTCAGCCGCAAATCGATCTGGTTAAAGGTCATGTGGTGGGTGCTGAAGCTCTTCTGCGTTGGAATCATGCCACAAAGGGACAGATCTCTCCGGTGGTGTTTATCCCTTTGGCCGAGGAGTCGGATCTGATTCTGGATATCGGCAGCTGGGTTATCGCGGAAGCCTGTCGTCATGCACGTCAATGGTATGAGCAGGGGTACGCCGAGTTACGCGTTGCCGTCAACCTGTCGGCACGCCAGTTTCGAAGTGATCTGCCGGATATTGTCGCTCGGGTTCTGCATGAAACCGCGTTGCCGCCCCATCTGCTTGAGTTGGAACTCACTGAGAGTCTGCTGATGGAGCGCCCGGAGCTGGCGCGAACCATTCTCAATAAATTACGTCATCTCGGCAATCATCTGTCCATTGATGATTTCGGCACCGGCTATTCCTCGCTGAGTTATCTGAAGCATTTTCCCATTGATCGGCTGAAAATTGACCGCAGTTTCGTCAAGGATCTCAATGTTGATCCCGACGATGCCATCATTGTCGAAGCGATTATTGCCCTGGCCCACGGCCTGCGTCTCAATGTGGTGGCCGAAGGGGTGGAAACCGCGGAGCAGCTTGAGTTTATGCGTCAGCGTGGCTGTGATGAAATTCAGGGCTATGTGGTGGCGCGGCCCATGCAGGCAGATGACTTCATCCGCTATCTGCAACAGAACAGGCGAAAAACCGGATCATGA
- a CDS encoding sigma-54 dependent transcriptional regulator translates to MMDTHDVSHLPMVTPDLVLHGALGGPWTIARISPQLNALLDQTVVQGAMVERVLSAVRPQLVPLAEEVLSSRQSLQNILLEFPDGHRFVAEFADGGLSRDYRTHSVEIYLQPISASVDHDEEAFHDLVGRSVAMQEVFRKIRLYAASDAAVVITGETGTGKELVARAIHEESERRRGPYIALNCSAISEDLLESELFGHEKGAFTGAIRSHRGRFERANGGSLFLDEIGDMPLHTQTRLLRVLEERQVEPVGSERVLPIDVRIICATNVGLEKAVGQNRFRSDLYHRISVLRIHLPPLRERRDDIPLLVNRFLRRFSDSYGRRVERLTPEAMELLQSYLWPGNIRELRNVMERVFVENHAPVIGARAFSEWVRERQNFVQTRWEETPPREEPALITPYDPAPHPASPSTKPPAELTEQAIRRSYEECDGNISAAARRLGIHRATLYRHLKKLKLDRHDLE, encoded by the coding sequence ATGATGGATACGCACGACGTCAGCCACCTGCCAATGGTGACACCGGACCTGGTGCTCCATGGAGCGCTGGGCGGCCCCTGGACTATTGCCCGCATCAGTCCACAGCTCAACGCCTTGCTGGACCAGACCGTTGTCCAGGGAGCGATGGTCGAACGGGTCCTCTCCGCAGTGCGACCACAGCTGGTCCCTTTGGCAGAGGAGGTTCTTTCTTCACGCCAATCCCTGCAAAACATTCTTCTTGAATTCCCCGACGGCCACCGTTTTGTCGCTGAATTTGCCGATGGCGGGTTAAGCCGGGATTATCGCACCCACAGTGTCGAGATCTACCTGCAACCCATCTCCGCGAGCGTGGATCACGATGAAGAAGCGTTCCATGATCTGGTCGGTCGCAGTGTCGCCATGCAGGAGGTGTTTCGTAAAATTCGTCTCTACGCGGCGTCCGATGCTGCCGTGGTGATCACCGGTGAAACCGGCACCGGCAAAGAACTGGTGGCCCGGGCCATCCATGAAGAGAGTGAGCGGCGGCGTGGGCCGTATATCGCCTTGAACTGCAGTGCCATCAGCGAGGATTTGCTGGAGTCAGAGCTGTTTGGTCACGAAAAAGGCGCCTTTACCGGGGCGATTCGCAGTCATCGCGGGCGTTTTGAGCGGGCCAATGGCGGCAGCCTGTTTCTTGATGAGATCGGTGACATGCCATTGCATACGCAAACCCGTTTGCTGCGGGTTCTTGAAGAGCGTCAGGTGGAACCGGTGGGTTCAGAGCGGGTGTTGCCGATTGATGTACGAATTATCTGTGCCACCAATGTCGGACTGGAAAAGGCTGTCGGCCAGAACCGTTTTCGCAGTGATCTGTACCATCGCATCAGTGTGCTGCGCATTCATCTGCCGCCGTTGCGCGAGCGTCGCGACGACATTCCGTTGCTGGTCAACCGATTTTTGCGGCGTTTCAGTGACAGTTACGGTCGCCGTGTGGAGCGATTGACCCCTGAGGCGATGGAACTGCTGCAATCCTATTTATGGCCGGGTAATATTCGCGAATTGCGCAATGTCATGGAGCGGGTGTTTGTCGAGAACCATGCCCCGGTGATCGGAGCGCGAGCGTTCAGTGAATGGGTGCGTGAGCGACAGAACTTTGTCCAGACCCGTTGGGAGGAAACACCGCCGCGTGAAGAACCGGCACTGATTACCCCCTATGACCCCGCACCACACCCTGCGTCACCGTCCACAAAGCCGCCGGCGGAATTAACCGAGCAGGCCATACGCCGGTCCTATGAAGAGTGTGATGGCAACATCAGCGCAGCCGCACGCAGGCTCGGTATCCATCGTGCAACGCTTTATCGCCACCTGAAAAAACTCA